A single genomic interval of Anthonomus grandis grandis chromosome 17, icAntGran1.3, whole genome shotgun sequence harbors:
- the LOC126746522 gene encoding uncharacterized protein LOC126746522: MECTAETSILELKEHRILRFYCEKCLQFETHTLLQNSIEDKIKIIESKDEIITLLKQKLTESESSRIPITTSSYSQIAQTEIKKSPKININLPGIIIKPKQKQTAEKTEKDIKEAIVPKDLRIAVKNTKKIKDSSILIQCCNKEHVDILKKEAESKLKNYEVQVTKLRLPRFKIIGCTTNLSEKEIENSIRKQNNFITEQNKLKITYNKKARNDKGKSIVFGECDPILFSKLIYEKKIFFGWQRYPVYEDLSIQRCFKCQQFYHKIENCPNEAVCEFCSNKHDVSECPKLQKKCVNCISANMKYKSNYNTVHEANNPECPSYQYQLNLLRTKIDYHG; this comes from the exons ATGGAGTGCACT GCTGAAACTTCGATTCTAGAATTAAAAGAACATCGAATATTGAgattttattgtgaaaaatgtCTACAATTCGAGACGCACACTCTACTTCAAAACTCAAtagaagacaaaataaaaattattgaatccaaagatgaaataataacgttacttaaacaaaaactaacGGAGTCCGAATCATCACGTATACCAATAACAACATCATCATATAGTCAAATAGcacaaactgaaataaaaaaatcaccaaaaataaacataaatcttCCCGGAATCATTATTAAACCAAAGCAAAAACAAACTGCCGAAAAAACTGAAAAGGATATAAAGGAAGCTATAGTTCCAAAAGATCTTCGAATTGCcgtaaaaaatactaaaaaaataaaagatagtaGTATTCTTATTCAATGCTGCAATAAGGAACATGTTGACATTctaaaaaaagaagcagaatCCAAATTAAAGAACTATGAAGTACAAGTAACAAAATTAAGGCTACCGAGGTTCAAAATAATAGGATGTACCACCAATCTTAGCGAAAAGGAGATAGAGAACTCTATAAGaaagcaaaacaattttattaccgagcaaaataaacttaaaataacatataataaaaaagctagAAATGACAAAGGTAAATCCATAGTTTTTGGTGAATGTGACcccattttatttagtaaactgatatatgaaaagaaaattttctttggttGGCAAAGGTATCCAGTATACGAGGATTTGAGTATACAGCGATGTTTTAAGTGTCAACAATTTTAccacaaaattgaaaattgtccTAATGAAGCTGTATGTGAATTTTGCTCCAACAAACATGATGTATCTGAATGTccgaaattacaaaaaaaatgcgtCAACTGCATTTCAGCAAACATGAAATACAAAAGTAATTACAACACAGTTCATGAAGCAAACAACCCAGAATGTCCATCTTATCAGTACCAGTTGAATCTTCTGCGAACGAAAATAGATTATCATGGGTAA